In the Dolichospermum flos-aquae CCAP 1403/13F genome, TTTAATGCGGGTGTATTTGACTGAAATACTTGTAGTCCGATTTGGCGATCACCTTTTTGTGTAGCCCAATCTTCTATATAAGCCATCAATCCCTTACCAATGCCTCTGTGTCTATATTCTGGGATGACGTAGAGGAGAAAGATGTGCGGATGGCGATCGCCACTAACCTGATCTATCGCATTCCCCACCCATAAACAAGCTACGGGTGATTGGTAATTGGTAATTGGTGATTGGTGAAGAATTTCCTCCCCTACCTCCCCTACCTCCCCTACCTCCCCTACCTCCCCTACCTCCCCTACCTCTTCATAAACCCACCATACAGGGGTATCACGACAGAAGTATTGCTCAACTGTATGTGCCAAGTGGGAAAAATCTTGATCAGGGAATTGTTCTTGGTAACTCCTTTGCATAAACTTAACCAAGAGGGCTTTATCGAGAGTAGAACCTTGGCGAAAAGAATAGCCTGGAAGTAAATTCACAATAGACCTATTCCCCAATTACTTAATTATTATCCCAATGGGGGCAGGGGCTGCCATATCGGAGGGTAAAAAGATGCGGGCGCTGACTGCTACTAAGGCAAAGGTAAATATCAAGATTGCCAGGATTGGGGCGATGTATTGACGAAGAATAGCCATGTTGTTGATTGTAAATAAATAGCAGAAGTTATTGAATTGATTCTAGCAATTATTTGGGTTTAGCAAAGCATTGCTATGATTGCTGATCCTGGTCTAATTCATTTAAGACTTTTTCACAGTACCAATTTTCGGGCATTCCCGGAACGTTTTGTTTGGCTTGTTCAATTAGTCTTTCCGCTGCCGCTACGTCCCCAGATAATCTAGCGATGAGGCGATTTTTGAGGTAGTTGCCGGTCACTTCTTCATCTGGTTGGTTGGGGATGGTGGGACTGATGACTTGCAGCGGTTCACGGCGCAGTTGCCAAAATAATACGTAATAAAGTGTCCCAAAAATTAGAATCAAGCTAATAGTTCCCAAGAGTGTGAGGAAATTAAAAGCCAGATTTTGTAAAACTAATTGTGAGAGGACATAGCCCAGTAATAGACCTGTGACTATCAGAACGAATGTACCGACAAGAATAACTACTTGTGTTCCCATATATCTTCTTCTTCTAGTCCTGGTCTAGTTGCTGCCAATACTTTGGGATTCCAAGGGGCAACAATAGGTAATAGTAGCAAACCAGGTAGCGCCGCCACAAGAGAAAGTAAGAAAAATGTCGGCCAACCTGTGGCTTTTGCCCAACTTCCTGCGGGTGCGGAAAGTACGTCTCGACTAATGGCCATGAGGCTGGAGAATAACGCAAACTGGGTGGTTGTGAATCGGTGGTTACAGAGACGCATTAAAAAGGCGACTGTAGCGACTGTGACTAATCCAGCCGAGAAGTTTTCAATATTTACGGCTATGACTAACAGGGAATAATCTTTTTTATCAGCGATGCCTTCGGCGCGCGGAGCTATCGCTAGGGCATAATAACCTAAGTTACTCAATAATTGCAGCCCCCCAAATACCCACAAACTGCGATTTAAGTTAATTTTGGTCATGATCACACCCCCAGCTAATACGCCGACGGTGGTGGCAAGAAATCCCATTCCTGCTTGAATTGCGCCGATTTCGGTTTTGGTAAAGTCTATTTCTCTCAGAAATAAGTTGGCTGTGATGCCGACGAGGGAATCACCTAGTTTATAAAGTAATATAAAACCTAGTGTTAAACTCGCTTGTTTGATACCAAAGCGGTGAAAAAATTCTTTGAAAGGTAGGAAAATAGCTGTTTGTAAGTTTTCAGGTGGACTATCTTCGCTAACTTCATTTAGGAGGGAGTTTGGTAATAATACGGATGTCGTTATCCAAGCCACTAATAATCCTGCTAATAACCAATAAAATACAGGTTGGGGAATGAAGCCGACAAAAACGCCAGCTATTAACCCTGCTACTAGTAACGTGATCATGACTATAAAAATCACGTCTTTTCCAGAAATGGGGGCTTGTTGTGTTTTATTTTGTAGTTTGTGTTCTGCGGGCGACCACAAAGTAGTAAATATACTTCCCGCCATAATCACTGCCATGAGCAAATATACTACATTCCAAGGTAGATAATCTGCTAACACTAAGGCGAGGGAACTGGTAATAAATAGGGCGATCCGGTAGCCTAATACCCACACAGATGCCCCTGGTTGCGCCTCTAGGGGGTTTAAAATGTCTGTCCGGTAGGCATCACCAGCGATGTCCTGAGTGGCACTGAGGAAGGTAATAATTAGGCAATTGATGGCGAGGATTTGTAATACTTGTTCACTTTGGGCTGGTTGTTGAAGGGCAAGGGCAGCGATCGCTAATACTAACCCAATTTGGGTAATAATTAACCAACCTCTTCTCCCACCTAATAATGGTGGTGTAAATCTATCTAATAGCGGCGACCAGAGAAATTTTAAGGAATAAGGTAAACTTAATAAACCAAATAAGGTGATTTTGGCAATATCAACTTTGGCATCTTGCATCCATAGTTGTAGGGTTCTACTCGTGAGGAATAGTGGTAAACCTGATGCAAAACCTAGTAATAATAAAGCACCCATTTTCTGGCTTTGGAAGGCCTGTCGGAGTGCTTGAATTTCTTTCATACAATAAGTGCAAAATCAGGATTTTACTTTTTTTGTGGCCTGTTCAATTATATCTTCAATTTTCTTAATATTCTGATCTCCGGCTAAGTAACCAATACCTCGATGTAAATGTAAGCGAAATTGCGTAATCAGGGTTTCTCTATCTGTATCTAAGCCGTCGTTGTAGCATCTTTGTTTTAGTGCTAAAAGTAAAATATCGGACATTTCTCCCCCAAAAACCCGCCATGTCATTTCGACGTTGCTATCTTGGGGAATAGGTACGGGGGAAGGTGCAGCGGTTTCTGCTAGGGAACGACAAAACGCCCACCGACATAATATGTTCCATTGTTCGATTTTGGTGCTGCGTTTGAGTTTGAGGAGTTGTTCTTTGGCTGTTTGGGAGAGTTTGATTCTTTCTATTGGTGATTCCATGATTTTGGTGATTAAGTTATTTGTGATGATGAGAAAATTTATCTATTTTTGAATAGGATCTTCTGGAGGTGGATGACGATTAATAGCTTTATCAGCAGCACGAATATTGATAATTCTTTCTCTATTTAAATCTAGTATTCCTATTGTTGCTTTTCCTGTAGGTGTCAAACCAATAATTATTAATCCATCTGTTGACCAGATAAAATGTTCATTCCACAGGCTTTTTCTAGGGTTAAATAGTGCAACTTGATTACCAGAATCAGGATCTATTGCTGTGAGATTATTTGATTTTCTGCGGTTACAATGAAAACAGGCCAGTGCTAAATTATCTATAGTATTTTTGCCATCTTTACTTAATGGAATTACATGATCTACTGTAAATAATACATATTGCCATTTTTCTGATGCGTGACAATATTCGCATAATTCTAATGCGCGTTGACGTACTTGCTGCTGAATTGAATCTGTTATTTTCCGACTTGACACTTTTATATATTTTAGTGGTTTTGATTGTGGGCTAGATTACGGACTATGCGATTTAGAAAACTCAGATAATCATCTATTTCTTCATAACTATCTAATTCTTGTTCTTCTTCTGGTGTGAGTTGAGAATTTTGTTGTTTAAAAAGTAATGTTTCAATGCGATTCTGGACATTACTAGAAGCACGAAAGATAGGTGTTCCTTCTTGTAACTCGATTGTGACAGCACCTTCTAAGGGTAAGGTAGCAGGTAAATTATGTAAAGTTGGTAGTAGAGGAATTGTCATATTTAAATCCATGAAATAC is a window encoding:
- a CDS encoding AmpG family muropeptide MFS transporter, giving the protein MKEIQALRQAFQSQKMGALLLLGFASGLPLFLTSRTLQLWMQDAKVDIAKITLFGLLSLPYSLKFLWSPLLDRFTPPLLGGRRGWLIITQIGLVLAIAALALQQPAQSEQVLQILAINCLIITFLSATQDIAGDAYRTDILNPLEAQPGASVWVLGYRIALFITSSLALVLADYLPWNVVYLLMAVIMAGSIFTTLWSPAEHKLQNKTQQAPISGKDVIFIVMITLLVAGLIAGVFVGFIPQPVFYWLLAGLLVAWITTSVLLPNSLLNEVSEDSPPENLQTAIFLPFKEFFHRFGIKQASLTLGFILLYKLGDSLVGITANLFLREIDFTKTEIGAIQAGMGFLATTVGVLAGGVIMTKINLNRSLWVFGGLQLLSNLGYYALAIAPRAEGIADKKDYSLLVIAVNIENFSAGLVTVATVAFLMRLCNHRFTTTQFALFSSLMAISRDVLSAPAGSWAKATGWPTFFLLSLVAALPGLLLLPIVAPWNPKVLAATRPGLEEEDIWEHK
- a CDS encoding GNAT family N-acetyltransferase, which encodes MNLLPGYSFRQGSTLDKALLVKFMQRSYQEQFPDQDFSHLAHTVEQYFCRDTPVWWVYEEVGEVGEVGEVGEVGEVGEEILHQSPITNYQSPVACLWVGNAIDQVSGDRHPHIFLLYVIPEYRHRGIGKGLMAYIEDWATQKGDRQIGLQVFQSNTPALNLYHQLGYQEQSLWMVKSLELGNS
- the dndE gene encoding DNA sulfur modification protein DndE is translated as MESPIERIKLSQTAKEQLLKLKRSTKIEQWNILCRWAFCRSLAETAAPSPVPIPQDSNVEMTWRVFGGEMSDILLLALKQRCYNDGLDTDRETLITQFRLHLHRGIGYLAGDQNIKKIEDIIEQATKKVKS
- a CDS encoding HNH endonuclease, coding for MSSRKITDSIQQQVRQRALELCEYCHASEKWQYVLFTVDHVIPLSKDGKNTIDNLALACFHCNRRKSNNLTAIDPDSGNQVALFNPRKSLWNEHFIWSTDGLIIIGLTPTGKATIGILDLNRERIINIRAADKAINRHPPPEDPIQK